One window of Colius striatus isolate bColStr4 chromosome 16, bColStr4.1.hap1, whole genome shotgun sequence genomic DNA carries:
- the LOC133626980 gene encoding LOW QUALITY PROTEIN: testis-specific serine/threonine-protein kinase 1-like (The sequence of the model RefSeq protein was modified relative to this genomic sequence to represent the inferred CDS: inserted 1 base in 1 codon; deleted 1 base in 1 codon) — protein sequence MSDAVALAKKGYSLRKTLGEGSYGKVKSAHCVQLKRNVAVKIINKRKATQHFLERFLPREIEALRCLQHPSITKTFEIFQTPARKVYRVLELGEKGDLLDYMGITGAMTEDIAGTKFQQLASAIKYCHDLDVAHRELQCENIPLHAHLNVKLADFGFSKLLSREENGRIVLSQTFCCSPAYAAPEVLEEIPSDPRIADTWTLGVSLYSMVWASLPFNDSNVSKMTRVQKRQRIPFPXSKHLTAECRDLVHRLLPPVVAQRLCVDEVLKHSWLHTPKCTIPLPLPAAKEGECSQTLCEGKPGHYQQAKSPSVYGGGEKDKDPLKDSFTFQVRKPATPHLSAVAGTG from the exons ATGTCTGATGCTGTGGCGCTGGCAAAGAAAGGCTACAGCCTGAGAAAGACACTCGGAGAAGGTTCTTATGGGAAAGTGAAATCTGCCCACTGTGTCCAGCTGAAACGCAACGTGGCCGTCAAGATAATCAACAAGAGAAAAGCTACTCAGCACTTCCTGGAAAGATTTCTGCCCAGGGAAATCGAGGCATTGAGATGTTTGCAGCACCCCTCAATCACCAAAACCTTTGAGATTTTTCAGACACCAGCTAGGAAAGTGTACAGAGTGTTGGAGCTGGGGGAAAAGGGAGACCTCCTGGACTACATGGGGATCACAGGAGCTATGACAGAGGACATCGCTGGCACCAAGTTTCAGCAGTTGGCATCTGCCATCAAGTATTGCCACGACTTGGACGTTGCTCACAGGGAGCTGCAATGTGAGAACATCCCTCTCCATGCACATCTCAATGTCAAGCTGGCAGACTTTGGCTTTTCCAAACTCCTGTCTCGGGAGGAAAATGGCAGAATTGTTCTCAGCCAAACCTTCTGTTGTTCTCCTGCGTACGCAGCCCCTGAAGTGCTGGAGGAAATTCCCTCTGACCCCAGGATTGCTGACACATGGACTCTGGGTGTCAGCCTGTACTCAATGGTCTGGGCTTCGTTGCCTTTCAATGATTCCAACGTCAGCAAAATGACCCGTGTTCAGAAACGACAGCGGATCCCCTTCC AGTCCAAACATCTGACTGCAGAGTGCAGGGATCTCGTTCACCGCTTGCTCCCGCCCGTCGTGGCTCAGAGGTTGTGCGTAGATGAAGTCTTGAAGCACTCATGGCTGCACACTCCAAAATGCACGATCCCTTTGCCTCTGCCAGCTGCAAAAGAGGGTGAGTGTTCCCAAACCCTTTGTGAAGGAAAGCCTGGGCACTACCAGCAAGCCAAATCCCCTTCTGTATACGGGGGAGGAGAGAAGGAC AAGGATCCTCTTAAGGACAGCTTTACTTTCCAAGTCAGGAAACCAGCGACTCCACATCTCAGTGCTGTAGCTGGCACGGGATAA